Within Candidatus Peregrinibacteria bacterium, the genomic segment CCTGCTTACAATGACTGCAAAGGCCGGATATACAAAAGAAGGCCTCGCAAAATCAATAAAGAGAATTTATGAACTCCCATTTGAATCGGACAGGAAACGTATGAGTGTGATCTGCAAAGAAAAAATCGGGAAAACCTACAAACATATAGCCTATGTAAAAGGGGCCCCTGAGATGGTACTACCAAAATGTACACATATATTAAAAGACGGAGAGGTCAAAAAACTAACAGAAAATGATAAAAAATATTATGAGAAACTAAACATCGAAATGGCAGGCAGAGCCCTCCGCGTAATTGCACTTGCTTACAAAGAAGTGAAAGAAAATAAAACTTATAAAGAAAGTGATGTGGAAATAAATCTGATTTTCGCCGGCTTATCCGGAATAATAGATCCACCAAGAACAGAGGTAAAAGAAGCTGTTGAAATGACGTACAAAGCTGGAATAAAAATTTATATAGTCACAGGTGATCAAGGGCTTACAGCTGGAGCCATCGCAAAAAAACTCAATATAGTAGGAGATGATTTTCATATAATAACCGGACAGATGCTCGATAAACTCTCCGTAACAAAACTCAAGCAAGAATTCAAAAAACACGAATACATTATATTTGCACGAGTCAGCCCGTCTCATAAATTAAAAGTTGTAGATACTCTGAAAAAAATGGGAGAAGTGGTAGCCGTAACGGGAGATGGTGTAAATGATGCCCCTGCCCTAAAACGAGCTGACATTGGAGTCGCCATGGGAATAGTGGGTACTGATGTAAGCAAAGAAGCTGCCAACATGGTACTTGCAGATGACAAATTCAATACTATAATCAATGCCATAAAGGAAGGTCGAACAATATATGGAAATCTTAAAAAATTCATATTTTATATATTTTCATGCAACATAGGTGAGCTAATCACTGTATTCGCAGCTATAATACTGGCCCTACCCGCACCGCTTACAGCGGTGCTCATCCTAGCAGTAGACCTCGGTACTGATGTACTCCCGGCTCTCGCTCTTGGGGTCGAGCCATCCGAGGACGACACTATGAACAGGCCACCTAGAAATCCAAAAGAACGCATCATGCAAGGAGCATTTGTAACGAGATATTTATATGTAGGCACATTTATAGGATTAATAGTGGTCGGTTTATTTATATTTCAACTGTACAACTATGGATGGAGCTGGGGTGAGACTTTGAGCCGTGACTCACTTGCATACATGAAAAGCTCTACAACAGCCTTTGCCGTGCTAGTACTTATCCAAATGGTAAATGCCTACAACGCAAGAGATGAGAAAAAATCAGTATTCAAAATCGGAATCTTCAAAAATATCTGGTTACTCGGAGCTATCGGAATATCAATTCTTACATTATTTGTATTCGTAGAAGTTCCTTTTGTTCAAACCTTCCTTCGAACAACCCACCTTACACTTATAGAATGGATGATGATTATCGGCGCTTCATTTGGAATATTAGTCATAGAAGAAACAAGAAAGCTATTTAGCCGACTTTCAAAAACTTAAGCCGCAAATAAATCGGCTAATTCACCCCTAAGATTTACACTTTCTGGAGGAGCTTTGGAAATAACTGGATCTATCTTCTCCGTGATCGCAACATGAGTCGTCATCACTTCATGTCTATTTTTAATAAATAGTCTATCTTTAAAAAGAAGTAAATTTACATGCAAAGGTCTAACTTCACCACCTCCTTTAATAATAGAAGTAGGATTAACCTCATCATGAAAAACCCCTTCCGGCTTATCAGAATAATCCTGATCATCACTCCACCACAACATACTACCAATATCAAATTGACCCCTAATCAAATAAGCTTCGCCACTTATAGGATGGATATATATCCAACTATCATCTATTTCAGAATAAAACACCCTACCAAGGGCTATCCCATCAACCGTAGTCAAACTAGCCTCTTGATTTCTTGAGATCTTCAAAGGCGACCTACCACTTAACTCAATAGATTCACAAGTCTCCTCTCGATGATAATCTAAATTTAGAACCATCTGTTATAGTTGACATATCAATGTTATTATTTAAGCACAGTGAAAAAAAATTGCAAACACCAATCCTATGCAAAGGGTAATACAATTAATAAAGGCTAATGACGGCTATCTCCGCATCAAAGTTCTTCCTAAATCTGCAAAAAATGAAATTGTAGATATCATGGATGATGAAACTATAAAAATCCGAATCAAAGCTATACCAGAAAAAGGCAAGGCAAACCAAGCACTCATCAAATTCCTCTCACAAGAGCTAGACATCCAAAAAGACTCAATTAAAATAATCAGCGGCAAAACTGACCAAGTAAAATT encodes:
- a CDS encoding cation-translocating P-type ATPase, whose translation is MEHSLKIDEVFKKFKTSNKGLSGAEVNFRLKEYGQNKLTEKHKTPMIVKFLEEFSDLMVIILIIAAIIAGIAGEVIDASVILFIVILNACIGFIQKFKAEKALEALQKMVSPHARVIRDGEEVMIDAENLVPGDIVILGEGDKITADIRLIECSELRISEATLTGESSPVVKSADIIHDKNEHVADIRNVAFMGTSVVRGTGKGIVISTGMNTEFGKIAKLTTGTVKDKSPLQKEIFKIGVFVGKITFVISTILLVVGYFYQGQTLLDSFLFSVSVAVAAVPEGLPATITIALAIGVQRMAKKNAIIKQLSSVETLGSTTVICSDKTGTLTKNEMTVQELYFDNYDVKITGVGYSPNGDMHFKADKNIVSLLNHKEHKITMEDIKKRYNELYQMSDIIFKAATLCNNAKLIIEKGKVDMLGDPTEGALLTMTAKAGYTKEGLAKSIKRIYELPFESDRKRMSVICKEKIGKTYKHIAYVKGAPEMVLPKCTHILKDGEVKKLTENDKKYYEKLNIEMAGRALRVIALAYKEVKENKTYKESDVEINLIFAGLSGIIDPPRTEVKEAVEMTYKAGIKIYIVTGDQGLTAGAIAKKLNIVGDDFHIITGQMLDKLSVTKLKQEFKKHEYIIFARVSPSHKLKVVDTLKKMGEVVAVTGDGVNDAPALKRADIGVAMGIVGTDVSKEAANMVLADDKFNTIINAIKEGRTIYGNLKKFIFYIFSCNIGELITVFAAIILALPAPLTAVLILAVDLGTDVLPALALGVEPSEDDTMNRPPRNPKERIMQGAFVTRYLYVGTFIGLIVVGLFIFQLYNYGWSWGETLSRDSLAYMKSSTTAFAVLVLIQMVNAYNARDEKKSVFKIGIFKNIWLLGAIGISILTLFVFVEVPFVQTFLRTTHLTLIEWMMIIGASFGILVIEETRKLFSRLSKT
- a CDS encoding DUF167 domain-containing protein; the encoded protein is MQRVIQLIKANDGYLRIKVLPKSAKNEIVDIMDDETIKIRIKAIPEKGKANQALIKFLSQELDIQKDSIKIISGKTDQVKLIKITT